The following proteins are encoded in a genomic region of Papaver somniferum cultivar HN1 unplaced genomic scaffold, ASM357369v1 unplaced-scaffold_10, whole genome shotgun sequence:
- the LOC113326414 gene encoding alpha-mannosidase-like — MVSAGFITGVVAVLLALWSTCVAGFVNYNTGASVVEGKLNVHLVPHSHDDVGWLKTIDQYYVGLNNTIQDACIENVLDSVVESLLRNPDRKFVFAEQAFFQRWWGEQNEHIQMAVKKLVETGQLEFVNGGWCMHDEATTHYIDMIDQTTLGHRMIKQQFNAIPRSGWQIDPFGHSSVQAYLLGSELGFDSLHFWRMDYEDREKRYNDKSLEVIWRGSKTFGSTAQIFTNIFPVNYAPPPGFHFEVKDENYLPLQDNPLLFDMNIENRVNDLITAAISQANITRTNHIMWAMGDDFVYQYAETWFKQMDKLIHYVNKDGRINALYSTASIYTDAKNAENETWPLKTDDFFPYAERAHSYWTGYFTSRPSFKRYVRDLSGYYLAARQLEFLAGRKSDGPNSFSLGDALGIAQHHDAITGTAKQHVNDDYTKRLFIGASEAQVVTNVALSRLIKSSQQSAIPDVKFSQCPLLNISYCPPTEEQIQKGKSLVVVAYNSLGWSRANIVRIPVNNPNLLVKDSKGNTIESQYVEMDKVTKNLRRNYTELYLGISVNKQETPKYWLLFLASVPPLGWNTYFISNKDEVQSGHRRRMDLNKSNTQNETVEVGPGNLKMSFSLKTGQLKSMLNSKTGVNVPMQQNYLWYASSSGDERDSQASGTYVFRPNNSSPFPVSKPVSHLQSVPMKIVRGPLVHEVHQQFSSWVYQVTRLYKDKDHAEVEFTVGPIQAYDGMEVITRITTSMATKKMFYTDSNGRDFLQRVRDYRKDWSLSVYEPVAGNYYPLNLGMYIADNKTEFSVLVDRATGGASIHDGELELMLHRRLQYDDGKGVGEPLDEVVCFNETNCEPLTIRGNYYININKLGTGQRWRRTTGQEVYSPLLLAFTHESIENWNASHVTKATTMDPSYVLPPNVALITLQELDDGAVLVRLAHLYEIHEDTEYSTMAKVELKKLFGNRMIKELNETSLSTNQKKSEMKMKMKWTLDSDGSDNGQPEAVATRGAPVDKSTLVVELGPMEIRTFLIKF, encoded by the exons ATGGTTTCAGCAGGGTTTATCACCGGTGTTGTGGCAGTTCTTCTTGCTCTTTGGAGTACTTGTGTTGCCGGTTTTGTAAATTATAACACCGGAGCTAGTGTTGTTGAGGGTAAATTAAACGTTCATTTGGTTCCGCATTCGCATGATGATGTTGGATGGTTGAAGACTATTGATCAGTATTATGTCGGATTAAATAACACTATTCAG GATGCTTGTATTGAGAACGTGCTGGACTCGGTCGTTGAATCTTTGCTAAGGAATCCTGATAGAAAATTCGTATTCGCTGAACAG GCTTTTTTTCAAAGATGGTGGGGGGAGCAAAATGAGCATATACAAATGGCAGTCAAGAAACTTGTAGAAACTGGCCAACTTGAATTTGT AAATGGTGGATGGTGTATGCATGATGAAGCAACAACACATTACATAGATATGATAGATCAAACGACGCTAGGACATAGAATGATCAAGCAACAATTCAATGCTATTCCGCGCTCCGGTTGGCAAATTGATCCTTTTGGCCACTCTTCTGTTCAAGCTTACCTTCTTGGCTCTGAGCTTGGTTTCGATTCACTGCACTTTTGGAGGATGGATTATGAAGACCGAGAAAAACGCTATAACGATAAATCGCTTGAAGTTATATGGCGTGGTTCTAAGACTTTTGGTTCCACTGCTCAG ATTTTCACCAACATTTTTCCCGTCAATTATGCTCCTCCTCCCGGTTTCCATTTCGAAGTGAAAGATGAGAACTATTTACCTCTACAG GACAATCCTCTTCTGTTTGATATGAATATCGAAAATCGAGTGAACGATCTCATTACGGCTGCAATCAGTCAA GCAAACATTACAAGAACAAACCATATAATGTGGGCAATGGGTGATGATTTCGTGTACCAGTATGCCGAAACTTGGTTTAAGCAAATGGACAAATTGATTCATTACGTTAACAAG GATGGTAGAATTAATGCATTGTATTCGACTGCATCGATTTATACTGACGCAAAGAACGCAGAAAATGAAACATGGCCATTGAAAACCGATGACTTCTTCCC GTATGCGGAAAGGGCACATTCATATTGGACAGGTTATTTTACCAGTCGCCCATCATTCAAGCGATACGTTCGAGATTTGAGTGGATATTATCTG GCAGCAAGACAGCTGGAGTTTCTAGCTGGAAGGAAGTCAGATGGTCCAAATTCATTCAGTTTAGGTGATGCTTTAGGAATTGCTCAGCACCATGATGCTATCACCGGAACTGCGAAACAACACGTGAACGATGATTATACGAAGCGACTTTTTATTGGTGCTTCTGAG GCACAAGTTGTTACAAACGTAGCTCTGTCACGCCTAATAAAATCGAGTCAACAAAGTGCAATTCCTGATGTAAAATTTTCCCAA TGCCCATTGCTAAATATAAGCTATTGTCCACCAACTGAAGAACAAATCCAGAAAGGGAAGAGCCTG GTTGTAGTAGCTTACAATTCTCTTGGTTGGAGTCGCGCAAACATCGTCAGGATTCCT GTAAACAATCCAAATCTTTTGGTAAAAGATTCCAAGGGAAACACGATTGAGTCACAGTATGTAGAAATGGACAAGGTCACAAAGAACTTAAGAAGAAATTATACGGAATTGTATCTTGGAATATCTGTCAATAAGCAAGAAACTCCAAAGTACTGGCTTTTATTTCTAGCTTCAGTGCCTCCTCTAGGATGGAATACTTACTTCATTAGTAACAAAGATGAAGTACAAAGTGGGCATCGGAGACGAATGGATTTAAATAAGTCTAATACACAGAATGAGACGGTCGAAGTTGGACCAGGGAACTTAAAGATGTCATTCTCATTAAAAACTGGACAACTGAAGAGTATGCTAAATTCTAAAACAGGG GTTAATGTACCGATGCAACAAAACTACCTCTGGTATGCTTCAAGTTCTGGTGACGAGAGGGATTCACAA GCTTCTGGTACGTATGTATTCCGCCCTAACAATTCCTCTCCATTTCCTGTTTCTAAACCTGTAAGTCATTTACAAAGCG TACCTATGAAGATTGTGCGAGGACCCCTTGTGCACGAAGTTCATCAACAATTCAGCTCCTGGGTATATCAG GTGACAAGACTTTACAAAGACAAAGACCACGCTGAAGTTGAGTTCACTGTTGGTCCGATACAAGCATATGATGGCATGGAAGTCATTACTCGAATAACAACCAGTATGGCTACAAAAAAGATGTTTTATACAGATTCTAACGGAAGAGATTTTCTACAACGG GTGCGAGATTACAGAaaagactggtcactctcagttTATGAACCCGTGGCAGGAAATTATTATCCA CTTAACCTTGGAATGTATATTGCGGATAACAAGACAGAGTTTTCAGTCTTGGTTGATCGGGCCACTGGCGGTGCTAGTATTCATGACGGAGAATTAGAACTAATGCTTCATAG GCGGTTACAATACGATGATGGCAAAGGCGTGGGTGAACCTCTTGATGAAGTTgtatgtttcaacgaaacaaattGTGAACCACTCACG ATACGCGGTAACTATTACATCAACATCAACAAGTTGGGGACAGGACAAAGATGGCGACGGACAACTGGTCAAGAAGTTTATTCCCCGCTTCTTTTGGCTTTCACACATGAG AGTATTGAAAATTGGAACGCTTCTCACGTCACGAAAGCAACTACTATGGATCCGAGTTACGTTTTACCTCCTAATGTTGCATTGATAACTCTTCAG GAACTTGATGATGGTGCGGTTTTAGTCAGACTCGCACATCTTTACGAG ATCCACGAAGATACTGAGTATTCAACCATGGCCAAAGTAGAGCTGAAGAAATTATTCGGCAATAGAATG ATTAAGGAATTGAACGAAACAAGCTTATCGACAAACCAAAAGAAGTCAgaaatgaaaatgaagatgaaatgGACATTAGACAGTGATGGGAGCGATAATGGCCAACCAGAAGCTGTCGCGACGAGAGGTGCTCCTGTTGATAAATCCACCTTAGTTGTTGAGTTAGGTCCGATGGAAATTCGTACATTCTTGATTAAATTTTAG
- the LOC113326415 gene encoding uncharacterized protein LOC113326415, giving the protein MEILSFRKFIYLVHFALGCDYNTVLTRSPWTLNEDLFFMETCDPDKLLEEYEFKFADFTIHIHGLPMSAQTIKMVDFIAGKIGTTYPITSSEHALWGSVARVRVRMDVTEPVRQELNFTLLSKKKCKAMLRHERLSRVMRNFGLSEKGIKWIHTLLQCARISVLPNGGPVGYFKVGRGLRQGDPLSPLLFVIADDILSRTLSRMIQERTIQTMVLRNGVRPSHILFEDDIFLFCNGDKRNIRKLLNFLRDYKMSSGQRVNFEKIKCFIGGLVS; this is encoded by the exons ATGGAGATATTAAGTTTTCGAAAATTCATATATTTAGTTCACTTTGCACTAGGATGCGATTACAACACAGTTCTCACTAGATCTCCATGGACACTAAATGAAGATCTTTTCTTCATGGAAACATGCGATCCTGACAAACTTCTAGAAGAGTATGAGTTTAAGTTTGCAGATTTTACGATTCACATTCATGGACTACCAATGAGTGCTCAAACAATCAAAATGGTCGATTTCATTGCAGGCAAGATAGGAACTACATATCCAATAACCTCATCAGAACATGCACTGTGGGGGAGTGTTGCCAGAGTAAGAGTCAGAATGGATGTCACAGAGCCTGTAAGACAAGAACTAAATTTCACTCTACTATCCAAGAAAAAGTGCAAGGCCATGTTAAGGCATGAAAGACTATCTAGA GTCATGAGAAATTTTGGCTTATCAGAAAAGGGTATTAAATGGATACATACATTGCTGCAATGTGCTAGAATATCAGTTCTCCCCAATGGTGGTCCTGTTGGATATTTCAAAGTGGGAAGAGGACTGAGACAAGGAGATCCCCTGTCTCCACTTCTTTTTGTTATTGCTGATGACATCTTGAGTAGAACATTATCAAGAATGATTCAAGAAAGAACAATCCAGACAATGGTGTTAAGAAATGGAGTTCGACCTTCTCACATTCTATTTGAAGATGATATCTTCTTATTTTGCAATGGAGATAAGAGAAACATTAGAAAGCTACTTAATTTTCTCAGGGATTATAAAATGTCATCTGGTCAAAGAGttaattttgaaaaaattaaatgtTTCATTGGAGGACTAGTGAGCTAA